The Armatimonadota bacterium genome includes a window with the following:
- a CDS encoding phytanoyl-CoA dioxygenase family protein, with translation MNLTIGQHQIEMGGPLLGELRPSNDLIGDWEGLRGRMEEDGYLFIRGLHRLDTVLAARRMILENLASNGQIDLNHELMEAVIAPGARGSFFGGSKALTRQKPFLDLVESPEIMGFFANLLQGDVITFDFKWLRLIGPGDTSGAHYDIVYMGRGTQQLYTTWTPIGDVPYALGPLVVLEGSHRNKAFDRVKATYGKMDVDRDHVTGAFSDDALEMVQQFGGRWLTTEFKAGDAILFGMFTMHGSVTHTGDRFRLSCDTRYQRADAPVDERWVGENPMAHYAWTVGETVPMAEARKQWRV, from the coding sequence ATGAACCTGACGATAGGACAGCATCAGATCGAAATGGGCGGCCCACTGCTGGGCGAACTCCGGCCATCCAACGACCTCATTGGCGACTGGGAAGGTTTGCGTGGCCGGATGGAGGAGGACGGATACCTCTTCATCCGCGGGCTGCACCGCCTCGACACGGTGCTGGCGGCCCGCCGTATGATCCTGGAGAACCTGGCGTCCAACGGCCAGATTGACCTGAACCACGAGTTGATGGAGGCCGTGATCGCGCCGGGAGCGCGAGGCTCGTTTTTTGGAGGCAGCAAGGCGCTCACGCGGCAAAAGCCGTTTCTCGACCTTGTGGAGTCGCCGGAGATCATGGGTTTCTTCGCCAACCTGCTTCAGGGAGACGTGATCACGTTCGACTTCAAGTGGCTGCGGCTGATCGGCCCGGGCGATACCAGTGGCGCGCATTACGACATCGTCTATATGGGACGTGGAACCCAGCAGCTCTACACCACATGGACGCCCATCGGCGACGTTCCCTATGCACTTGGCCCGCTGGTTGTTCTGGAAGGCTCACACAGGAACAAGGCGTTCGACCGCGTCAAGGCAACCTACGGCAAAATGGACGTTGATCGCGATCACGTGACGGGCGCCTTTTCGGATGACGCTCTGGAGATGGTGCAGCAGTTTGGTGGTCGCTGGCTCACCACAGAGTTCAAGGCCGGCGATGCCATTCTGTTCGGTATGTTCACGATGCACGGATCCGTGACTCATACGGGTGACCGGTTCCGGCTTTCCTGCGATACGCGCTACCAACGAGCCGATGCGCCCGTGGATGAGCGCTGGGTGGGAGAGAACCCGATGGCGCACTATGCGTGGACCGTTGGCGAGACGGTTCCAATGGCCGAAGCCCGCAAGCAGTGGCGCGTTTAG
- a CDS encoding phytanoyl-CoA dioxygenase family protein, which yields MDHRLTAAQIEAFHTEGFLVATGLFDDAVLTPVADEITAEIDRRARLLLADGRLTSLYEEEGFETRLARISAETDAVARGIWDGALHGPAIFNLLRHGPLLDVAEQLCGPELIASSVYRLRPKIPGHVQSPVPWHQDSGYFEPYCDKALVLTVWLPLVDANEENGCMWVLPRSHKRGVMRHRSRTGKPYLEIPDEALPEIEPLCVPVRRGSALLLTNLTAHASFENRTNRVRWSMDLRYQSAALPTNAEVTRTIDEEAALRAAGAPPACYPPEADFLVRSTLRPREVIETAEGFAQLRSRHQPRPVTNRWTA from the coding sequence ATGGACCACCGGTTAACGGCAGCCCAGATCGAAGCCTTTCACACGGAGGGTTTCCTGGTTGCCACGGGCCTGTTTGATGACGCCGTGCTCACGCCGGTAGCGGATGAGATTACCGCCGAGATCGATCGGCGGGCGCGCCTTCTGCTCGCCGATGGCCGGCTTACGAGCCTTTACGAAGAGGAGGGATTCGAGACGCGGCTCGCCCGTATCAGTGCGGAAACCGACGCTGTGGCTCGCGGGATTTGGGACGGCGCGCTCCATGGCCCCGCGATCTTCAACCTGCTGCGGCACGGGCCTCTTCTGGACGTTGCAGAGCAGCTCTGCGGGCCGGAGTTGATTGCGAGCTCGGTCTATCGCCTGCGGCCCAAGATACCCGGCCATGTGCAGAGCCCCGTGCCATGGCATCAGGATTCCGGCTACTTCGAACCATATTGCGACAAAGCTCTGGTGCTTACGGTGTGGCTTCCGCTGGTGGATGCCAATGAAGAGAACGGCTGTATGTGGGTGCTCCCGCGAAGCCACAAGAGGGGAGTGATGCGACACCGAAGCCGTACCGGAAAGCCGTACCTGGAAATCCCGGACGAGGCGCTGCCCGAAATCGAGCCGCTGTGCGTTCCGGTACGGCGTGGCAGCGCCCTCCTGTTGACAAACCTCACGGCGCACGCCAGCTTTGAGAACAGGACCAATCGGGTGCGTTGGAGCATGGATCTGCGCTACCAGAGCGCCGCGCTGCCCACAAATGCCGAAGTGACGCGCACCATCGACGAGGAGGCTGCCCTCCGCGCTGCGGGCGCGCCGCCGGCGTGCTATCCGCCGGAGGCCGATTTTCTGGTCCGCAGCACATTGCGACCCCGCGAAGTGATTGAGACAGCGGAAGGGTTCGCACAACTGAGGAGTCGACACCAGCCGCGCCCCGTCACCAACCGGTGGACGGCCTAG
- a CDS encoding sugar phosphate isomerase/epimerase, translating into MKLGVCTSLKHAGEAAAAGFDYLELSVADDLEPEGDPAAWRERRRALSAAPLPIEAFNSFVRNQKVVGPNADAERLRVYVNGAFQRAAEVGGRILVFGSGGARNVPDGFPRAQAMRQLEAFLKACADASDATGVTLAIEPLHRGESNVINRVSEGAALARRVGRAGVRNLADTWHMEMEAEPLQAIVDSASVLAHVHTADTRRLPPGSGDYDHAGLFATLARAGYDARISIECNWPEGDPEVAFTRARTALVAARDGSPSA; encoded by the coding sequence ATGAAACTCGGAGTATGCACCTCGCTGAAGCACGCCGGCGAGGCCGCGGCGGCCGGATTTGACTATCTGGAGCTCTCCGTGGCCGACGATCTGGAACCGGAAGGAGACCCGGCTGCCTGGAGGGAACGACGACGTGCGCTATCTGCCGCTCCACTTCCCATAGAGGCGTTCAACTCGTTTGTGCGCAACCAGAAGGTGGTCGGCCCAAATGCCGATGCCGAGCGCTTGCGCGTGTATGTAAACGGCGCCTTCCAGCGAGCTGCCGAGGTCGGCGGCCGCATTCTGGTATTCGGGAGCGGTGGCGCTCGTAACGTGCCGGATGGCTTTCCCAGAGCGCAGGCAATGAGACAGCTGGAGGCGTTTCTGAAAGCATGCGCCGATGCCTCCGATGCCACCGGCGTCACGCTGGCGATCGAGCCACTTCACCGGGGAGAGAGCAACGTCATCAACCGGGTATCGGAGGGCGCCGCACTGGCGCGCCGGGTAGGTCGCGCCGGAGTGCGGAACCTGGCCGACACGTGGCACATGGAGATGGAGGCGGAGCCGCTGCAGGCAATCGTCGACTCGGCATCCGTTCTGGCGCACGTGCACACGGCGGACACGCGCCGGCTCCCGCCCGGCTCAGGTGACTATGACCATGCCGGCCTGTTTGCCACGCTGGCCCGCGCCGGATATGATGCCCGCATCTCGATAGAGTGCAACTGGCCGGAGGGCGACCCGGAAGTCGCCTTTACCAGGGCCAGGACGGCCCTGGTAGCGGCTCGGGACGGCAGCCCATCGGCGTGA
- the ric gene encoding iron-sulfur cluster repair di-iron protein, producing the protein MTVGQLVAEQPARSRVFERWGLDYCCGGKRPLSEACSAKNLKLQDVLRDLAECEPAAPLPGQDWTRESLTALCDHIEQTHHAYVREALPRLSMLTEKVARAHGAKHPELVELRSVITSMRTELDNHLLKEEYVLFPLCRALESGSPATGTPCGSVQNPIRRMEAEHTEVGEDLELARALTNDFAPPKDACNTYRAMLQALAEFEADMHRHIHKENSILFPRAVALEAAQHPVG; encoded by the coding sequence ATGACGGTTGGCCAGTTAGTGGCCGAACAACCGGCTCGGTCGCGAGTTTTCGAGCGGTGGGGCCTCGACTACTGCTGCGGCGGCAAGCGTCCGCTTTCCGAGGCATGCTCCGCGAAAAACCTTAAGCTTCAGGATGTTCTACGCGATTTGGCCGAGTGCGAGCCCGCAGCTCCGCTGCCGGGCCAGGACTGGACGCGTGAATCGTTGACCGCTCTGTGCGACCACATCGAACAGACGCACCACGCCTATGTGCGCGAAGCGCTGCCCCGGCTGAGCATGCTGACGGAGAAGGTTGCCAGGGCGCACGGAGCAAAACACCCGGAACTGGTAGAGTTGCGAAGCGTCATCACCTCGATGCGCACCGAACTGGATAACCACCTGCTCAAGGAGGAGTACGTTCTCTTCCCGCTGTGCCGCGCGCTGGAGAGTGGCTCGCCGGCAACCGGCACGCCTTGCGGCTCCGTGCAAAATCCAATCCGAAGGATGGAGGCCGAGCACACCGAGGTCGGAGAGGATCTGGAACTCGCGCGCGCGCTGACCAACGACTTCGCGCCGCCGAAGGATGCTTGCAATACGTATCGCGCCATGCTCCAGGCGCTGGCGGAGTTCGAAGCCGACATGCATCGGCACATCCATAAAGAGAACAGCATTCTCTTTCCGCGAGCGGTGGCGCTGGAGGCAGCCCAGCACCCGGTTGGGTAG
- a CDS encoding hemerythrin domain-containing protein, which yields MTSGGPGPAAGFTSFLDLLAVHGELEELFLLHQEALVALDVVTAQMRLQKYQQALARHIADEEELLIPVYRRARPVAGGAVVLFLAEHHKMLEMIATFQRDLEHMDEPASGLVRRIIALVDEQATFKRLMEHHDLREHNILYPSLDGVTDEAERRELLTKCLDHRLHPA from the coding sequence ATGACTTCAGGAGGGCCCGGGCCGGCAGCCGGATTCACGAGCTTCCTGGACCTACTGGCAGTCCACGGTGAGCTTGAGGAGTTGTTCCTGCTGCACCAGGAGGCGCTCGTGGCTCTGGATGTTGTCACCGCGCAGATGCGACTTCAAAAGTACCAGCAGGCTCTCGCACGTCACATTGCGGATGAGGAGGAGCTGCTGATACCTGTCTACCGCCGTGCGCGCCCGGTGGCCGGCGGAGCTGTGGTTCTCTTCCTGGCCGAGCACCACAAAATGCTCGAAATGATCGCCACATTCCAGCGCGATCTGGAGCACATGGATGAACCTGCGTCCGGTCTTGTGCGACGGATCATTGCGCTGGTGGATGAGCAGGCGACATTCAAGCGCCTGATGGAGCACCACGACCTTCGCGAGCACAATATCCTCTATCCATCTCTAGACGGTGTGACCGATGAGGCAGAACGCCGCGAACTCCTCACGAAGTGTCTGGATCACAGGTTGCATCCTGCATAA
- a CDS encoding cyclase family protein, which translates to MIDLSQPIFDGGPNCPAHPPVRSEVVADHAAGGWRMELLTLASHTGSHLDAPLHKLRGGASISEMPLESFTGAARIADLVPLEPKTSILPEQLERAAPNLHADEILLVRTGWGEKRQRSNDWLFQSPKLSPAAANWLVEKQIRGLGIDHWGVGGWDPENDATVHTILLSHGIWIVEELRFTPQALAAGQPVTFMALPVNLQDHSGAWCRPVLLTDIVVSENG; encoded by the coding sequence ATTATCGATCTCTCGCAGCCCATCTTCGACGGCGGCCCCAACTGCCCGGCGCACCCACCCGTGCGCAGCGAGGTCGTGGCGGATCATGCCGCAGGCGGCTGGCGTATGGAGCTGTTGACGCTGGCAAGCCATACCGGCAGTCATCTCGATGCACCGCTACATAAACTGAGAGGCGGCGCGTCGATCTCCGAAATGCCGCTGGAGAGCTTTACCGGGGCTGCGCGGATTGCCGATCTGGTTCCGCTGGAGCCGAAGACCAGCATTCTGCCGGAACAGCTCGAGCGTGCGGCGCCCAACCTGCATGCCGATGAGATCCTGCTGGTGCGGACAGGCTGGGGCGAGAAGCGTCAGAGGTCCAACGACTGGCTTTTCCAATCTCCAAAGCTGTCTCCGGCTGCGGCAAACTGGCTGGTGGAGAAGCAGATTCGCGGCCTTGGCATCGATCACTGGGGTGTCGGCGGCTGGGACCCGGAAAACGACGCGACGGTGCACACCATTCTCCTCAGCCACGGAATCTGGATTGTGGAGGAGCTGCGGTTTACGCCGCAAGCCCTCGCCGCCGGTCAGCCGGTAACGTTTATGGCGCTGCCGGTGAATCTGCAGGATCACTCGGGCGCGTGGTGCCGTCCGGTGCTGCTGACCGATATCGTGGTGAGCGAAAACGGATGA